AATTCGATGAACAATGTTCATATAAACTTGGAGAACGACCAGACCATATTGCAACGACATACACGACCACCATTCAACGAATCCAAATCCACCACCAGGAGAGTAAGCGAAATCATATCCAACGCCGAATCGGAAACCAACCACTGGGGATGTCGAGGGGACCACCAATGCAAGTCGGTTACTGTTCCACAGATCAGATATGAgcaaccgactgcgccacggaaAGATCGTAAGCCAAGTATTTAAAAGTGTGTGTATAATTCGGGTGAAATGGAGAACGTATGAACGGGTCAGTGGACAATTCCAGAATGATGAGGTGGCATAGAGATAGGGGAAATAACCGGTCATGCAAGAACGGAACAAGCTGGCTATGTTAACTCAACCTCAAGCAATCATTACACCTCACATCCAAATTATAACCAACCAATAACCTGTCCTTATCAGTGACATTAAATCCTCGCACCTGGTCAAGCTCTATGTTAAGGCTCTTACAGACAGTTGAGCTCAAAGTTTTTACTGCAGTAAGGCTCTGTTCGAACATTGTGACTCtaaaaagttcttttttttgaggccTTATTCATCTCTTAGCACTTTACTGAAAACACGATCCTTAGCAGTACCATGTGAGACATTTACAGTTGTTGCTTGTATTGGAGTCAAATAAAAGGAGAACGATAACCACACGTGGCAAGTTGAAAGACAATATCTGGCATTTTCGATGGCATTGCATCTACTATCATGCATGAAGCAATACGCCTAATGCAATCATATTTCTTCGATACATGGCAGTAAAACAGAGCCCAAAAGGTCAATGCAAGTATATGTAAATCTTGCCGCCCAGTTCATTCGGCTAACCCTGTACTGGCCAATTGCAAGGCGATCCAACAAGCAAAATAgtgagggagagagagagaggaaaaaaaagcttgATGCTCTTTTATCTGACAGGAACGGATTTTTCCTCCATCAGACCTGGAATTGAGGTCCCACTCAAAGTCGTTCTAGAGCCCCAACCAGACTTGTCTCACTTACCAAACGGTGAAAACCTAAAGAGAACTCTGTATGGTTGTACATAGAATTTCGTAAGGTTCTGTGAGACAAGAAGATCCGATCTGATATCAGCACTCGCCATGGTTCCATCGAATTCCCAAGAGATTGCGACACGGACACTCTACGAATGGATCATCCAATCATCGGAAATTGGGAGAAACGAACAGTTCAAGGCTTTTTTGACCGAAATTCAAGTTGCGCCTACTGCCTCCATGCAACCCCTGTTCTGGCACAATCATACCCACGTTATAAACCAGATAAAAGTCAACAGAGCCCTTATTTTAGCACACTGATAGACTCTGTTAAAAAAAGAGGGATTTTGAACAAGTCTCAACTACTTTCAAGAACTTGGGCTCTTGCTAAGTCGGATTTGAAAACGACATCTTTTATAAATCTGGATGTGTTTACGAGATtgggaaaataaaaaaaacgcaCAAGGGCTCCTCATATTGCAAATGTGACAAATGACATTCTCTTTGACAGGCCTAATCACTTCGATTCTCATGTTCATGGCTAGTCTAGTAAACCTGGGAAAAACCTTGATGAAAAGGGCTGAAAACCGGACAAAAATGCCTTTGATTCAGGACCTAGAATgtcagattgaaaaaaagatcgaAATGGTTTTTCCTGCAATGCCTTTTAAAGTCGGGTCCCCTTGTCATAAAAATCAGCGTCTCGAACTCCAATAAAACTAAAAGACTCTTAAATGGAGCTTAAACTGTTCAGATCCAGCCATGACGAAACAATGAATGTGTCAACAAAGTCTTGCTAAATCTAGGGGAAATGTGTTCATGCTACTCTATTCAAACGTGAATAAGAAGTGGGCTCGAAATAGCCTTTTCATTTCTACCGAAATACATTCCACTCACATTGGGCATCTGGGCATTAGATTATTATGACACCATTGTCAGTCGTTTGAAAGTCAATATCTGTCATGAACGAGCAATGCTGCTCCCAAATCTTCCAAAGTACGCTCGTCAATCACGCGATGTGATGCTATATGTACATACCGGTACATACCAAGGTGAACATTAAAACCcttaatgaaaaataataataaaaataaaacaagacACAGTCTCATCGCCTTTGAAGTCCATTTAAGAGATGAATGAATACTTTGGGTAGCAGTGTTTCCGTGGGATTTGGCGGGTGTGCGACTTAGCTGAGCTGCCAGCTAGGATGATGACAAGTCTGAAAACTTTGACATCTGATTGTCGTTTCCAAAGATCCCTGAATGTGATCGGGTCTGTCGTCGAGAAATGTTGGCTGGAACAGATCCAGTATGTAGACTAGCCAAACTTATTCTCTGCTCGAAACCATTTCAGATTTCGGTTCAATTGGGTCGAAGCTAATGCGATGAAGAGAGAACGGACGATGAGCAAGGGAGCGAGTGCACAGTATTTACGACATACCTACCCTTATTACGTACTTCGGATGGGGATCAAATACAttatcacgggaggttgccactagggctaccaatttatgTTTTCAGTGGCATGTGAATGTGACAACACTAGCAGAAtattggaaacccgttagttagtcacaaaaagtaaccctgatttttcttcgttcaaaccagggttgcctttgtGGTTAAAACCTATCCTTTTATGTTCCGTGGGAAAcgactttcctagctttctaaCAGTCCTGATCTGGATTTTTTTATCCCATCACCAGTCGGATGGGTGGGACTTGTTCGGCtagcaaagccagccatcacatcgtccatttccaaattccttTAGGCAGATTCATGTCAGCTATCACTTCTTGATACTCCGTCTGAGGGTGTGGATAAGGTAGGGGGGAGATTCGAACCAGagggacctctctcactctaggtaactgcgctaaccactacaccacgtcaCCTCCTTTAAAGGGTTTTCTCCGAAAGCGGGGTTCGAACCCACGCGCTCTGGGGAACAATATAGTGCCATTATCGGGcacattagaccactcagctcCCAAAGTTCTATTTGACATTCTTTTTCTAATCTCTAGACATTCATTTTATGGCGTACAAGCTTGATTAAATCGAAAACCACAACATGATGACACAAACACAGTGGGCAATTTAAACACGAAAAACGCTCACAGAGTTTGTGACGCTTCATCTCGTATGCATGGAATAGATAAATATATGTATATTACTCGTATTACTTGACAACCCATTTTTCTTTCGATCATCGAGGTGGGTTCCGCTaatcaaatattcatcaaAGTTAATGGAATACACGTGTCATCAAACTGTCGACATCTCGTCTTGGTACTGATTCTTTCGCCACATATTCATCAATATTTCCTCGGGACAAGTAAGGGAGGCATAGCCATTTTATGGCAGGAATGCCAGAGGTACCAGTACATACGTTACGTAAAGCATGGTGGTTCTTTCGAAGCCGTGAATCATCATTAATTCAAATCCCTGATGCTCCCTTAAGagagatggaaaaaaacagttcCCAAAACCACGGCCAGATTATCGGACAGTTAACTTTTCCAACCTAGAATAAGAGGATGGAAGCCTTGAGAGGCGCAGCACTGATTATCCTTTTTCCGTCGAAATCGTTGTGGTCAAACTTTTGACATGCCACATACGGTGTGGTCAAAAGGCGTTAAAAAGTTACCCAAGGACCTGCACGCAATCACCAATGAGTGAGCAAATATTGAAAGACTAACTAAACCTTCCATTTCCAAAGAGTTTATGAGCAAGTTTTCGGTCGCAAAACTTGACAGACACGCCAAccagacactcactcactggctTCCCAACCTCTGTAACGTCCGGGCTTTTATGGTAGGTAGAAATTCAGAGCgagatcaatttgaaaaaatatattggtATGTATATGTATTTTTGATTATTTGATTTGCGTTCTTTAATGTGGCTCGAAAATATCCTTAGGTTATGAAATTGTGTCTGGAGTATAGACAGCGAGTGACCCCAATTTCCAATTCTGGACTTGGCCAGAGGTGAACGATTCAAGGGAGCAAAAACATAAGTCAAGTGACACTAAGACAGCTGATTCTGACACCCTCATTCAAGATCAACATGTGGGAAAGAGATCTTGATGATTGGGTCAACTCTAACTGGTTATCTAATACAAGATGGCATGAAATGATCAATGACAACCAACTACTCTGTACAGTCTATTGCCTCTCTGTTGGCTGCTCAAACCATGTGGACGCCACTGTCTCAAACGGTAAAAGCTAAAATGTCCAATTCGGGCTGGCAGCCTTCGACTTTGAACAGTTCTAAGGACCTTCTGGCTGTCCTCGACATTCGTTTCGAAATTCCAGTAGAGTACTTTAGGGGCCTGTAAGTATCTAGTGCACAGGAAGCGTACCAAATGAGAGGCAGACCACATTCATCCGCCAGGAAATGCGACGCATTTCACCGACAGCCGCGGGCATGCCTCCTTGAGACTTGGCCTCTCTCGAGCCACACCAGGAGATCTCTCAGGCCTATCAAGGGCACGATTTTCTTCCCCCCCAAACGTATTACAAACCCAAGATCTCGGACTGCTTGGTTCCTCCTTCCTAGTTGTGGAATCCTTGAGTGGGCCTCAAAGGCTTAACGTTGCAGATTGAAACAATTACGGGGATTTATGGCCGATCCCAATGCCGATATCAGCATTCAAAATTAATCTAGTCAATCAATGCCATACAAGTACCAAGTCCTCAAAAATGCGGTAGACCCCAAGGTAAATTCATGAGGACGAGTGATGACCACGGTCATTCATTTTGGGAAGCGATCGTAGTGCTTGTGTTCGTGCCCCTCTTCCGGAAACTCTCTTACCTGGGTATGACTGTAGAACATGCTGAAGTTGGAGACAATCACGGGCACGGGTAAAGCAATCACCAGTACACCTGACAAAGCACAAAGCGAGCCTACGATGAGGCCGGCATAGGTCTTGGGCACCATGTCCCCGTAACCCACCGTGGTCATGGTCACCACCGCCCACCAAAGTCCTTCGGGGATGCTCTTGAAGTCGTTCTTGGGGTTGGCGTGCAAGCGCTCGGCGTAGTATACCAAGCTAGCGAAGATCACCATGCCCAAGATGAGGAAGAACACGAGGAGTGTCAGCTCCTTAGAACTGGCCTTGAATGTGTGAATGAGGATCTTGAGGCCCGGGGAATGGCGTGTCAGCTTGAATAGCCTCAAGATGCGAATGATGGAAAAGAACTCGAGGATATCCGCGTTCTCCATGTCCTTGAAAAAGTGCTGAAGCAGCATATCACTGTAGAAGCTCAACGTGGCTACGAAATCGATCCAGTTGAGCGGCGACTGGAGGAACAATCGCACCGAGGGCGACACCGTGAATCGAATGATGCACTCGATGGTAAACCAGATGTTGCACAACAGCTCCACATAGAAGAAGGCATCGTGAGGAAAGGTCTGAGActtgtccaatgtccaataCGTGGCATTGGCGAAGCGATCCTGCACGGTCACATTGCGTATCACCGGAACGCGGAAGTTTGGATGGGTCTTCAGACAAAACGAGAAGATCGACGTCAGGATGAAGAAGACGGAAATCACAGATATGATCTGAAAACGGAACAACACGTGTCATTGATTTGCAGTGAAGTCACTGAGCACTCCGTCATTGACGGATGACTTGATTCTTCATGATATAAATCTACGTTTCAGAGGCAAAAACTACCGTATATGCCGGCTAATATTGGGGCCGTCGCTTGACACCCAACCCTGCTACTCATGAGGCTTCTCAGAGGGACGAGATGGAACATTTCAAACGTGCGTAAAGtaaaaaaccaatcaaaaaagggaagggggagggagagagagagagtcttGCCCTAGGAACTTTTGCATATCTCTGCAAGGTTGGGCATTCAAGACACAAACAGTTGAGTGAAAACAGTTGAAGACATTTTTGTGTGTCTCTTGGCggcagttttttttccttcaaccGTTATTCAACAACCGACAGGAGCTTTGAGATTAGATCTACTCCGCAACGCAAGAAACCTACTGTAGCACTTTGGGCAACGAACCTGTGGGAGGCAAAGGTCGTAAAGACCGTTGGCATCTCGTAAAGGACCGTCAGCCACAACAGGGGCCTACACCCGTCTGATTAATCTGAGTAATTAACATACTTGAGTGTAATTTCACTCAAGGAGGTCTTCGTTTATGATGTTATAGGATTGCTACTTAAAGATTTGGCGTTTGGTCTCCATCTCTGCCGTACTCCATTGTACAATATGTAAGATGCAAAATCTAGATCAAGTGCCAGACAAACCCGGAAACTCACAAAGACTCCAACGCCCGTGTTGTTGATTTGGCCCTTGAGATTTGTCTATTTGGCCCTTGAGAGTTGTCTCCTAAATATGAGTGCCGTTTTTTCCGATATTAGTGCACATCCACGTGTTTACCCAGTTTCGCGCAGTACAACAGATGACGCATGACATAAGTCACAATCTTATGGTATCACGTAAAGCTAGGGAATGCCGGACTTGGAAGTCTTCCAATAGACTCATAAGTCATAAGGTATCCTCCATCCAGGATAAGAGGCCAACTCAAGTCATTTGCGTATGGGTCTAATCATATCAGAGAAACCCAACTCGACTCTTTAAAGGTACAAAGAGCCTGAAGATTTTGCATCCTGGGAGAGTATGAGGTCATTCTAAGATCtttaaaaagagagagagagagcaatttCAAAGCCTGAAGAACAAGGCAATGCATCTACCAAGAACGATCATTTGAACCGATTGAGAAGAGCCAGAGGCCTCATTGCTTCAGTCAGATCATTGATAATCATAAAAACGCGATAGGGATTCATCAATAGTTGATATAAATTTATTGGAGTCGTTCATTCAATCTTCGTGGTTTTAAGTGACATAGAGACCCAAAGGTTTGtgatatcttttatttttcataatTGCTTGATAATCAACTCATGGGACGATCGCCATATCGAGGGTGATTCCTGCATGATGCAGTATTGATTATCAATGAGTCAGTCGTATCTGCTTCGTTAGTTTTCCACCCATGCCAAGAACCTGCTCAGCAAATGATAACAAGTCAGTTTCAATTCGGTACATCAACCCTTCTTCCCAACTACAAATTCCGATCTTTTGTACGTCTCTTGACTTGGGAGAGAGTCTCAATTAGAGCGGTCGCAGTGAATGATGCTTTTCGTGATCGCCTTTCTTCTCGACTCAACGACGAAATGAAGGATCCAGAATACAGGGCGAATGACCTGATGAAAGTGGTTGACAAAACAAGTTCAATGATTGAAGAATTCGACGCTTGAGGAGGATTTACTAAAAAGCTTTGAAACGAAAGCCGTTTGCTTTTGTCGGCCGAGATTTTGTTTTACTGGTCAGGTTTTAGTTGTGCTGTATGTTGGATATGTTGGCacaatgttgaaaaaaaaatgtattcatgATTAGACGCACTTAGGGCGgttttacactaggatggaaaaccgagattgaatccgttttgaggatggaagtaggactagtgatggggcgagtttttggtgtatgagtctttttgttcgacttgagtacagtgaaagactcgagtcttttgctgaactcgccccagcactagtccaactgccatcctcaaaccggactcaatcctggttttccatcctagtgtaaaacCGCCCTTATTCTGATTTATGTGTGGCCCAAGTCTTTTCATAGTGTTTCAACACTCCCTGTTGTTACAAATGTGCGTTCCAtgaatcagggttgccatgcGACGTCGACCGTTCCATTTCGAGTGATCACGTGGAACCCCTGAATTTGGAGAATGTTCCTGCCTAATGGCCTGAAAAACGCTGCGTTAAAGCTTAAGTTAGTTGCGAGACTGTCCTCACCAGTCGGATTTTACGGCATCAAGGGCACATTCCAGTAGAACCAGAACCCCTTCCCTGTTCAATCGTGAGCGATGCGTACTTTGGAGGAGCCAAAGATTGGACGCCCGAGGACCTCTCGGACCATAGTAGAACCCTTATAAGATGGTTGGTTCTCTCGCCAACCAGACACTCACATTTGGTCTCGAATCCACCTTCAGTTTTCGCCCTCCTCGCTACAAAACCACATCAGGCCGCATAGGAGAtggatttcaaattggctcagCGGCCTGCCAGCAAATGGAGTTGGCAAATGGTGGTGTGAGAAATGGTAAATTTTGGGGCTTTCAACGAAATTTTCCttgccccccccctcccccctttcCGCCTTCTCTCCCCTCCAAGCAAGGGTCAATTTGTGTGTTGTGAAAGCTGCCCGCTTTTCGACTGGTTTCCCGTGATGCCCCTCACATTCCTTCAGGCTGAAGCCATATATCAAGGACGTCGTTTCTTTTTCGGGTGCCAGGTCCGTGAGCAGGTCTTGAAACCAGCGAACGAggaatgcatttcaatttgtttccgaGTACATGGAGAAGCTCCATGATATGAGGAGCATTTTCCCACTGCACCACTGACGACCTCCATCGTTTGTGGCTTCTGCGTGTAAATACGTACATACCTAGTAGTAGTAATATGGTATAAGTTGCTATGCTCCCGTTCAAGACGGGCAGACGTACATAAATGTGCAGTACTACACTGTATGTACAGGGTCTTGCGGAAGACAATGAATGGGCTTAAATgaccaaccaccaccacatcCGGTGGTCGTGATCCCCCCTCTCAGTTCCTTTTGACTGCATCCTGACATCCTTGCCCAGCTTGTTTTACTTTGTTGAACTGACCTTGGCACATGTGGATGAGTGGGGCTCATCGAAGAGTGAGAACactttgggcttcaatttctgccAAAGTGTGAGCGTGTCGGCGTGGTAATCCTCTTCCCAGCCAAACTTCCGGGCCACTTCTTCCTCCGTGGGGTGCTCACTCTCGATTTCCAGTTTATCCAAGATGGTCAGCGTGGCCTGTAAACATCCAAGGAAGTGGTGAATGCTAATGGATCGGGTAtcagttttgattttgtttcatatatttcgtgaaaaaattaaaaaaggagCCTTTCGGCGGCCACTTTCCCATCAGAGAGAACAAAGAAGCTTTCGGGGCTGTGGCGACTCCCTTTTTGGCGAAAAGCCAAAGTTTTCCCCTCTGAATATGATCGAATGACTTCAGGGCACACATTGAACGATGTTGCCACCGGGATCCATACATAACGAAAGTTGCTGACAAGCTCTGGGGGGTACCGGAATGAATACCGGAACGCCCGTCTCAACTCAAGTGGGGACCACCCACCACCGGGTTGTTAGCTCCATTTCAGTCTAGGATAATATGGGGAGCCCAATATTTGTTGGTCCAATGGCCCACGGTAATCTTTTTCCCGATAATCCATCTTTGATTGGACCCCGAGCCTGTGAGTTGAAATGAAGTTCGAAAGAAATGCTGCACTTACCTCGGTATCTCGATGAACAGTGTAGGTCATCCAACAACAGGGTTCCACTTGATTCGCATCCAGGCCCCAGAATTCCAGCTCCTGTTCGAACAATGGACCGCACACGTGGGTGGGATAGTGCAATTTCCCCGTCCTAGAATCATAATAAAGTAGGCACCGCCGTGTTAGACTCCGCTGAGAATGGATGAACCATCACCATTGCTTGTGATGTGGCTTGAATGGTTTCAGTCCAGCCAAAGAAAAGTCCCTGGCCAACAATTCTTGGATCGTTCTTCTTCTCGAGGCACGAATGGatgagaaatggaaaagaatcCAAGCAAGTTGATGctcaagacaaaaaaggaggagaagaagaggctcaatttcaattttgccaGCCGACACGGGAAGTGCAATGTGGGCTTCACATAAAGACCAAAAACCATGACGACAAAGGCTGTCCAAAAAGATTAAGCGATCTCCTGTTCCTAATTCTCATCATTCCTTTGAACAATTGCAACAAGTGCTCTTGTCGACTTGTCCACATTTCAACATTCAGCACCACCACTCAGTAAATAGGTACATCTCGACATCTCGCACATCCAAACTAAAGCAAAAAAGCTGTCCCAAATGACAAAGCGAAGAACCTGAGGtggaatttgccaaaatatggaatTAGTAAAGGCCCACACATGAAGGTCTTTACCTTCCAGTGAATGATCAACGAGCAGAATTCGTCATTTGGTATGGCGGACCTGGCATTTTCGGTACGAGTGAATGGACTGTGATCCCTCTTAATGAAGAGAGCATCTCGCTCCATTCAAACAACGTCACACTAAGAAATGATCCGAGTTAGAACGTTCGTTATTCATATGCCATGGAACTGGGTGCATACTTTCGTCTACCGCTTCAACGAGGTGGGTTTTGTTCCCCTTTCCCACCGATTATTCGCCAGTCACCCCGTAGCAAGAACTCGTTTATCAAGATGGAACCAAGTTAATGTCATTCCCCGGGCTCGAAAACTATTTGGGTTCAAGGcataaatttgaagaaaaaactaGAACGGGTGAGAAGAAGACCCTCCGAGCAATTCAATTGGTGACGAAGGTGGCGATGGACGACTGACTAACTGGTCTTGCCGAACCTCATGCTCAAGAAAGAAGGGCCTGTCATTGTCATTCGATTGTCTCCTAATCCGCCTCAGATGTGCCAGGAAATTGGGCAGAAGCTGGGTAGCTTCACCGATTTCCGTCCTCGTTTTTGCTCTACAGTAGTTCGGgattattatgattattatGGTTGTTATTATTTGGCTATAGAGAGAGTCATCAATCTCTGGATGGAGTGCATCGCTTCCTAATACGGATAACAGTGTGGCGAATAAAATCAAGTCCTAGTTTACCTTGGTCGGGCGGCCAGGAAATGCATTGCTCCGTGATGTGTTCCACGTCTGCTTCAGCACGTCCCTCCAGATCTCCTGTGATCAAAATCGAGAgcacaaaaaagtaatgcgCCAAAAGGGCTAACGTTGCTGCCTTTGTGAGCTGCAGTTTCCTCACTCTTCAGTGTTAAGGCATCTAAGACGAAGCAGACACCAAATCCAAATCATGCTCATCCGCAGCAATAAAGAGTGAAcaagagcaattttttttagataatGCTTTAAGATGGCACATTATGGACCAAAAGCTCAAGCGCAGAGGCAAAAGACACCGTATTCCAGACAACAGACCGTTCCACTTAAAATTCAATGGTAATACCGTGAGGAGCACTATCTTATCCCTCGTGCTTTCGAAGGCATTTATTCTCAATTCGCACAACCTCCTTTTTCAGCGTCTCTCATAATCATGGGTTCAAGGTCTCtaattaaaatcaaatatttgctttgagGCTTCGTTATTTTTAGTTCAGCGACGAGTAAAAGGGCTTCATCATAGAGGCCTAATAAACCTAGCATTTACTCTTGCTCTCTCCTTTCAATACCgctgaaaaaggaaatgcTGTGGTTTGAGTGGAAGATGACTTCATGAAAATGTTTACCCATATCGGGTCTGCGCTAGTGCTGAGGTGAGACTTTTGATTTTCCAAGCTTTAGCTGGACTAGAGTCCATCAAAAACCTATCTGTTGTTGCTAAACTAAACAAGGCAAATACAATTATCTTTCAAAGGCTGTTTTCTCGCACAGTCCATTCCTGACGGAGTAAAGCCAGTTTTCTGAagaaatccaatcaaaatatgaaagttTATTAAGACCAGTCCAGACTCAATACCGCCCAATCTATTTAAATTCGATCAAAAATTCGAGTGCACTCGGCCTCAAGTCCCGACTCGTCCACTTATTAGTTTGCACAATCGTCATGCCTCGTGGAACTGTCGTTTGATGAGCCAAAAGCCCGGAACACAATTCATGtcgaaaaaataaaattagtATCTCAATCGACAAGATTGTGCAAGGTCCAGCTTATTTTCCCATGAAAAGGCTGTGCGAGACCGACCACCACTTGCTCCCTGAAGGCATGTTGACCTTTCCATTTACAATCGGTCAGTAACCATATTGTGGTGTTCCATTAAAGAAGCCTTTCCAGCATTATTTTGAAGTGCTCAAGCTAGCCGAGTTTATTGAAGtgttgacatattttttttcactttcaaaaggTCAGTGACTCGGGAGATCACATACAACAAAATAAGGCCCCCTTCCAAATACgtaatagtccttttcattctcctcttctcctcttcctcctcttgttgAGGACAAACAATCGTAGAAACACAAGAACACACTCTACCGTAAGATGGCTAACTTTAACCaggtatttttcgttgaactacttattgctgatctattcaaaCGCCATAAATACAGTACCGACCCATCTGAGAGACATTTCAAAGCCTTTAAGGGTGAAATTACAATCCGTTTCGACAACCAAACAAGGATAAAAAGAGAGCTATATATTGCATACTTGTAGCATGTCagcgacttttcatcatcctcttttttcatcaaattgtgCTATAAAGCCAAATGTAAGTTTAGAAAAGTGATTATTTTAAAGTCAATCACCAAAAACTTGCgaaactgtgcttttcttAGAACTGTTTTGTGGGAAATAATGATTGCCAGAGTTTTGGCGCTTTATCAAACATACAGTATAAGCCGCCTGTCTAATAATTCTTATTTACAAATCATAATTGCTCGGAATTTTACTTttagaggatttgaaacgtctcccagaagagaAGGTGGGTGGCTTATTGACTCTGTCATAGTACACAGTACATAGTACACATAGTACTATTGGGTCTCACTTTTCTCATCCATATATATATTAACCTCCACTCTCTTGTAATTTACAAACTATGACTGAGcccaatacatacatacttgAGCTATGCATTGTTCATTCAAAAATCTCTTGATAGCGTTAGGCATCTTAGAGTGTATTCTCTcttttttacgtttgtttgaccgcacctagacgaagcagagggcgcttcctccgccCCAATGAAAAGGTCTATAGCCTCAAGTCTTTGATTTGTTCGCTGATGACCAGATACGTCAAGTGAGAGATGAATCAAACGGTTAAAAAAGTTAACTTTTCGAATAAAGATTGATGAAGCTAACGTTTTGGTTAGCGATGCCTATTGTTATTGGCAGGCACTGCTCATTGTTACAAAACAAGTTGTAACTTCTCGACGATGGCACCGCACCCTAACATCCGTTTGACAGCTGCTCTGTTGAGTATGTATCTTTAGGTACAAGTGCCCAAGCACACGTTGCTCCAAATTTTGGTCGTCTTGAACCCGGAATGAGCTCTCGAGTTTAATCCAATTTGGGAGCAGGGTAATCAAGACGACATTTCCGTGAAGTATCTGACCTGGAAATGAGAAATGCCCTttccatccacccacccacagaTCCCCAACAGCACAATCTTGGGAACTCAACTGAGGACGGGCACTGGTGTGAGCTGAGGTAATTAAATCAGCCATCTTGTCTTGAAAGGCGACCAACCCTGCATACACAGTATTCACTGAACTATTGCTATTAGTGCTACAATGTCAAAGAAACTTGTATGGACGTGCACAGACATTGGTGACATATTTGGCTCAATGAGGAATACCATTCCTACCTGTAGTAGTTGAGAATTTGAGCAAATACCCCGGGATGCCTGTCAAAGAAGTACTCGTTGAGTACTGGGTCGTAGTTGGCCAAGGCCTCGGTCAGTCGAGACAGTCGGGTGGCCGGGATTTTCTTGAGTGTGGCCTTGTACGTCTCGTAGCGTACGCCGCCCACGTTGAGGGTGATGCGGTTCTCTCCGTCCATGATCGGTCCGCCGGAAATGAGGGATCCGCGGTGATTGAAATGGTGATCGGAGCCAATGCCCGACCCATCAAAGGCCGA
This Tigriopus californicus strain San Diego chromosome 7, Tcal_SD_v2.1, whole genome shotgun sequence DNA region includes the following protein-coding sequences:
- the LOC131883486 gene encoding potassium voltage-gated channel protein Shaw-like → MDGENRITLNVGGVRYETYKATLKKIPATRLSRLTEALANYDPVLNEYFFDRHPGVFAQILNYYRTGKLHYPTHVCGPLFEQELEFWGLDANQVEPCCWMTYTVHRDTEATLTILDKLEIESEHPTEEEVARKFGWEEDYHADTLTLWQKLKPKVFSLFDEPHSSTCAKIISVISVFFILTSIFSFCLKTHPNFRVPVIRNVTVQDRFANATYWTLDKSQTFPHDAFFYVELLCNIWFTIECIIRFTVSPSVRLFLQSPLNWIDFVATLSFYSDMLLQHFFKDMENADILEFFSIIRILRLFKLTRHSPGLKILIHTFKASSKELTLLVFFLILGMVIFASLVYYAERLHANPKNDFKSIPEGLWWAVVTMTTVGYGDMVPKTYAGLIVGSLCALSGVLVIALPVPVIVSNFSMFYSHTQARMKLPKRRRRVVAVEAPRRIRRGGTQHGSIGGGNGNGSGNGHGIHRRMNAFKAGHHNHVGSMHDSIRNSGSGGGGGGAAGHHPQPQGPKANVNGLNNNTNFPITAAPPFGRLGNNGPLMPLKGSSGDETTPRPSRDPTIGIAGMASTMVTAALNNNKQLVPTSDLIQPLATNCALSTVDVKHLAAFLPHNHGPGGGGVVLQRKPSMTPATAEGTPDDVNTSTIPTTTGTVISSPPVLMSDKILGVSSGDSQAKSNTGRVLQQNTPPVTLDSKSSAHAATTYVA